The following DNA comes from Pseudomonas sp. Tri1.
TGACCTTGCAGGCATTGCGCAACCAGCATCCGCGCGAACCCAGCTTGAGCGAGGAGGGCAGCCACGCCATGGCCGCCTCCAGAACAAGCAGCAGCCCGCTCTCCGAGCGTGAGGCCCAAATCTTGCGCTGCATCAGTGAGGGAGGCAGCAACAAGGAAGTGGCACGTCAGCTTGGCATCAGTCCGAGTACGGTGCGCACTCACGTCGAAAGCATGTTCCGCAAGCTGCAATGCACCACTCGCGCAGCGGCCACACTCAAGGCGCTGAGCCTGGGTTTGATCTGACTCAGAGTGGAATATGCGGCCTCGACAGCATCTGGCGCAGCCCCATGATGGACAGATGTGAATCTGTCGAGCCAAGTGAGCCTCGTGCGCGAAGAAGCGAGTTGTACGCTAGACCTGGCCCATTTCAGTCGGTTTTTCCAGCGCTACGCGCAAGTCACTCCTGGAGAGTACCGCCAGCGGCTGCGGGGTTTGCGTTGCGCAGTACTGCGACGGGTTCAGACGCCGGTCAATTCTGACAAGAATGTCAGGAAGCGGTCAGGTTCAGGACACCTTTGTTCTGTAGTCTGGAAAATGGTGCACACAGCCTGTCCAGGATCCTTGAGAGATGGATAAAGTCTGTCTCGACCCGCGCCGATTCTACGGAGGAGTTACCTAATGCGTTTGCTCATCGTCGAGGACGAAGAAAAGACGTCCTCTTATGTGCACCGTGGCTTGAGCGAGCTTGGCTACATCGTTGATGTCGCGACTAATGGCATCGATGGCCTGCACTACGCGCTGGAAATGGATTATGACGTCGTTATCCTGGATGTCATGTTGCCGGGCAAGGACGGGTACGGCGTGCTGCAGGGCTTGCGCCTGTACAAGAAAACCCCGGTCATCATGTTGTCGGCAAGGGGCACGGTGGATGATCGCGTCCGTGGGCTGCGAGAGGGCGCCGATGATTACCTGGCCAAACCTTTTTCATTTGCCGAACTGGTCGCGCGCATCCAGGCATTGATCCGGCGTCTCGCCGATGACACGGCCGACCCGACGCACTTGCGCATCGATGACCTTGAGGTCGACCTGCAAGCGCGCAAGGTTACCCGGGCCGGGTTGCGGCTGGACCTGACGGCCAAGGAGTTCTGTCTGTTGAGCCTGCTGGCGCGGCATCAGGGCGAGATTCTTCCCAAATTGATGATCGCCGAGCAGGTCTGGGACATGAATTTCGACAGTGACGCCAACGTGGTCGAGGTTGCGATCAAGCGTGTGCGAGCCAAAGTGGATGCACCTTATCCTCGCAAGCTGCTGCATACCGTCCGTGGCATGGGCTATGTACTGGAAAGCCGCGAAGCCGATGGCAGGCAAAACGGTACGCCATGATGAAAGGATCGATATCCAGGCGGCTCGGCCTGATGTTTGCGCTTTCGGTCATGCTGATCACCGCGGTCAGTGCGACGCTGTTGCGCTGTTCCTTGAAGCAGTCGCTCGAAGATCAGATGCAGAACGAGCTGATCCTGCGTCATTCCGTACTCGACCCGGTGCTCGCAAAATACGATTCGCCGGCGTTCTGGGTCGGCTTGCGTGAGAAGCTAGATGGCCTGACGCCCGCGGACGAGCGGGTGCGTTATTGGGTCCTGGTTGACGACCCGGCCTACAGTTATGGCGGGGCCATGCCGGACGGCCAGGATTGGTCGAAGCGCCCGGATGGATTCTCCACGGTCGAGATAGCTGACCGGCATCGTCCCATGGTCCTGCTGGTCAAGACCATCGCCGCCATGGGCAGCCGGCCGGAGTTGCGCTTTATCGTGGGGCTCGACTCAACGCCGTTCATGAAGACCTTGGACCAATTCACCAAGACGTTGATCCTGATTTCGGCGCTGGGCGTTGTGCTGGTTGCATTGCTAGGTTACTGGATCGCACGTTTTGGCCTGGGGCCGGTCAGGCGCCTGAGCCGTCAGGCCAACAGCCTGCCGCCGGGGGATTCGAAGCAGCGACTGGACACCGAGGCGCTGCCAAGCGAATTGCAGGAGTTGGCGGTGTCGTTCAACGGCGCCTTGGCTCGCCAGGAAGCAGCCTGGTGCCAGCTCGAAGGGTTCAATGCCAATGTGGCCCACGAGCTGCGAACGCCGCTGACCAATCTGATCGGGCAGACCCAGGTTGCGTTGGCCCACGGGCGGGACGTGAATGAGCTTCAGGATCTGTTGCAGTCCAACCTCGAAGAACTGGAACGGATGGGCACCATCGTCAATGACATGCTGTTCCTGGCGGGCGCCGAGAGTGGGCAGCGGGCAACCGAGCTCAGTGATGTCTCGCTTTATGAAGAGGCGTCGAAGACGGTGGAATACCTTGAGCCTGTCTTGCACGACAAACAGCTGAGCGTGGAGATCGAAGGCGACATGCGCGTATGCATCGACCGACGCCTGTTTCATCGCTCCCTCGCCAATCTGATACAGAACGCGGCGCGATACGCAGTGCCGCAGAGCGTCATCATCGTCCGCCTGGAAAGCCATGGCATGCAGGCCGAGGTGAGCGTTTCCAATGCGGGAGAACCGATCGACAACGTGCACCTGGAGCGTTTATTCGAACGCTTCTATCGCGCCGACGCCGCCAGGGCCCGGAGCGACGCGCACCATGGCTTGGGGCTTTCCATTGTGCGGGCCGTGGCGTCCATGCACGGTGGACGAGTGTTTGCCCACAGCAAGGATGGGCTCAATACCTTCGGATTTTCCCTGACGAACCAAGCGGCGCACTAGTCGCAGGCCCCGGTTGAGGGCTGTTGCGTCTTGACGAACGCCGGTGTTTCCCCAGCATCGGCGTTTGACATCTTCCTGTCAGTCAGCAGTCACCTTGACGTCAGTGTCCCCCTCCTAGAGTGCTACGACCATCCCGGTAAAGGCAGTCGTGGAGTCCATCATGAATATCCAAAACCTGTCGATCGCCAGTCTACTGGCCGTCATCACGTTGAGCGGTTCGCCTCTGTTTGCCGAGGAAAACACCGAACCACCGGCTTACGAATATGGCATGCCGCTGGACATCGCCCACGCCATTCGCATCGAGGTCCCGAGCTCGCAAGTGTGTGAGGTCGTGCGGGCAAAAATGACCTATGTGGATACGCAAGGGGAAATTCGCCAAGTCAGCTATCTGCAACAGGCTGAGGCATGTTCCATCCAGTGAGCGCCCACCGTGTTGGTTCATTATTCAAATAGAGGATTCAACCATGTGGAACACAACAATCTCCGCAATCGGCCTTCTGAACACCATAAACCCGCTGATGAGGCTGGGCCGAGCACTTGTCGCCGGTGTCGCGCTGCTCAGTGCCGTAAGTATCGAAGCGTCGGCTCGTGTCGCACCGAAACCCGACTGGTCGACCAACGACATACCGTCGCAGAAGGGCCGGATCGTCCTGATCACCGGCGGCACCAGCGGCATGGGTTATGAGGATGCGCTGGCACTGGCGCGTGCCGGCGCGCAGGTGATTATCGCCGCTCGCAATCCAGAGCGCGGGGCGCAGGCCATTGCACGCATTCAACAGTCGGTGCCCGATGCCAAGGTGCAGTTCGAGGCCGTGGACCTGGCCGACCTTTCGTCCGTGCGCGACCTGGCCCAGCGTCTTAATCGGAGGCTGCCGCGCCTCGACGTGTTGATCAACAATGCCGCCATCATGGCGCCGTCCGAACGAGGTACATCAGCAGATGGTTTCGAACTTCAGTTAGCAACCAATTACCTGGGGCACTACGCGCTGACCGGCCTGTTGGTGCCACTCCTGCGTCAAAGCCAGGACGCCCGAGTGGTGAGCCTTTCAAGCATTGCCGCCACTCGCGGCGCGATGAACTTTGACGATTTGCAGGCCGAGCAGAAATACGCCCCCTATCAGGCATACGCGCAATCGAAACTGGCCATTCTACATTGGGCGTTCGCGCTGCAGCGGCGCAGCGATGCCGAAAACTGGGGCATTCGTAGCATCGCCGCGCACCCCGGCGTTGCCGTAACCGAGTTGGTCGAACGCGGTCCCGGCCTCAACAGTGAATTCGGCCAGCGCTGGGCCAAGGACCGCGACGCCTACCACTCAGCGGCACAAGGGGCGTTGCCCACGCTGTATGCCGCCACCGCTGCGCAGGCCGTCGGCGGCGCCTATTACGGCCCGACCGGAGACCAGGAAAAACGCGGCCCGCTGGGCTTCGCCAAAACGCCTGCTGCAGCGACCAGGGAGGCGGATTCCGATCGGCTTTGGACGGTCTCCGAACGGCTTACCGGCGTTACCTACCCCTGATCCAACCGTGGGCGCGGGTGTTCGTCCCGTGCCCACCCTCTGGCCTGTTGCCGTCTTCCTGGAGTTCCCATGAGTACGCCTTCCTATCTGCACCGGCTGAGCCTCGCCCTTAACGCTCGCGACGATGAGCTGCGTCCGGCGCTGTACGGATTCCTGCTGTTCCTGTGCCTCTTTACCGGTTACTTCATGCTGCGCCCGATCCGTGAATCGATGGGCATCGCGGCGGGCGTGGAGAATCTGCAATGGCTGTTCACCGCGACCTTCCTGGTCATGCTGGCGGCGGTTCCGCTGTTTGCCTGGCTCGGTTCCCGGGTGCCGCGCTTGCGCCTCATCGACTGGGTGTACGGCTTCTTCGGCATCAACCTGCTGATGTTCGTCGAGTTCTTCCAGTTCCAGCCGGACAGCGTCTGGCTGGCCCGGGTCTTTTATGTCTGGATCTCGGTTTATAACCTGTTCGTCGTGTCCGTGGCCTGGAGCTTGATGGCGGATGTATTCGACAGCGAGCAGGCCAAGCGTTTATTTGCCTTCATCGCTGCCGGCGCCAGCATAGGCGGTCTGCTGGGGCCGGCCCTGAGCGCGCTGCTCATCGATACCCTCGGCGCTTCTGGGTTGATGCTACTGGCAGCCTTGTTGCTCGGTGCCACGCTTGTCTTGAAACGGGCACTGATGAGATGGCGCGAAGAGGGTGGGGCTGGCCGCCCAGGCGCCGCGCCGACGCAAAGTACTCGGCAGCCATTGCGCGGCAACCCGTTCAGCGGTTTGACGACCGTGCTCAGGTCACCTTACCTGCTGGGGATCGCCGGGTTCGTGGTGCTATTGGCGACCGTCAGCACCTTTCTTTATTTCGAGCAGGCGCGCCTGGTGGCCGAGCACTATCCGGATCGCGAATCGCAAGTTCGCATCTTTGGCACCATCGACATCATCGTGCAGGCCGGTGCGTTGCTGTCCCAGCTGTTCATCACCGGCCGCATCGCACCGAAGCTGGGGGTGCGTGCGTTGCTGGCCATCGTGCCACTGCTCATGTCCATCGGCTTCCTGGGCCTGGCGTTGGCGCCCGGGTTTGCGCTGCTGACGATGTTGATGATCGTGCGACGAATCGGCGAGTACGCGTTCGTCCGACCGGGCAGGGAAATGCTGTTCGCGCCCTTGGATGCCGAGAGTAAATACAAGGCCAAGAACTTCATCGACACCGTGGTTTATCGCGCCGGTGACGCCATGAGCGGTTGGGCCAAGAGCCTGCTTGACATGCTGGGGCAGGGCGCCGGCCTGGCCGCGATGATTGGCGCGTGTTGCGCGTTGCTGTGGGGTTACTTGGGCTGGCAATTGGGACGGCAGGCCGATGATGCCGCTTCGCGGGAGCTACGCCTGGCAATTATCTCGGCCAGGGCATGAAGATTTTTATTCTCCATCGCGTCCTTACAGTGAGAGGTGATACGGATGACTTTAAAAAGCAGGGTACTGGCAGTCGGTGCGGTCATTGCCTTTTCGGTTTTCTCCACAGCTTTTGCGGGCAAGGAAAATTCGTTGGTCGGCACCTGGCGCATGATCAGCGCAACGGTTGAGCGCCAGGGCAGTAGCTCGGATGCTTATGGACCCAATCCTCATGGCTGGCTCGTTTTCACCCCAGAGTTGACGTTTATTGAAGTGCTCACAGATCCGCGTGTGCCGGCGTTTCGCTCCAACGTGCGTGGCGAAGGCACCGATGAGGAAAACCGTGCAGCCATGCGCGGTAGCATCGGGTTCTTCGGACGATATACCGTTAACCCCAATGGCGAGTTCACGGGCAACACCGTCGAAGGGGCTACGTTTCCAAACTGGGTGGGCGCTGTGCGTACCCAGGATGACTTGCAACTGAAGGTCGACGGCGACCGGATGGTGGAAGATTTCCGGCGCCCGGATGGGGCGAAGATTCACATCGTCTGGGAGC
Coding sequences within:
- a CDS encoding response regulator transcription factor; this encodes MMDLNGFSCLSSNAESHAMAAHHVWRIPGALPDDGFEKRAGVPHWTSPACGRPVGRSLAAQGAVQSYERLDGRGYIRGFEGDSEQIHYRLQVATLTLQALRNQHPREPSLSEEGSHAMAASRTSSSPLSEREAQILRCISEGGSNKEVARQLGISPSTVRTHVESMFRKLQCTTRAAATLKALSLGLI
- a CDS encoding heavy metal response regulator transcription factor encodes the protein MRLLIVEDEEKTSSYVHRGLSELGYIVDVATNGIDGLHYALEMDYDVVILDVMLPGKDGYGVLQGLRLYKKTPVIMLSARGTVDDRVRGLREGADDYLAKPFSFAELVARIQALIRRLADDTADPTHLRIDDLEVDLQARKVTRAGLRLDLTAKEFCLLSLLARHQGEILPKLMIAEQVWDMNFDSDANVVEVAIKRVRAKVDAPYPRKLLHTVRGMGYVLESREADGRQNGTP
- a CDS encoding heavy metal sensor histidine kinase, producing MFALSVMLITAVSATLLRCSLKQSLEDQMQNELILRHSVLDPVLAKYDSPAFWVGLREKLDGLTPADERVRYWVLVDDPAYSYGGAMPDGQDWSKRPDGFSTVEIADRHRPMVLLVKTIAAMGSRPELRFIVGLDSTPFMKTLDQFTKTLILISALGVVLVALLGYWIARFGLGPVRRLSRQANSLPPGDSKQRLDTEALPSELQELAVSFNGALARQEAAWCQLEGFNANVAHELRTPLTNLIGQTQVALAHGRDVNELQDLLQSNLEELERMGTIVNDMLFLAGAESGQRATELSDVSLYEEASKTVEYLEPVLHDKQLSVEIEGDMRVCIDRRLFHRSLANLIQNAARYAVPQSVIIVRLESHGMQAEVSVSNAGEPIDNVHLERLFERFYRADAARARSDAHHGLGLSIVRAVASMHGGRVFAHSKDGLNTFGFSLTNQAAH
- a CDS encoding DUF2790 domain-containing protein, which codes for MNIQNLSIASLLAVITLSGSPLFAEENTEPPAYEYGMPLDIAHAIRIEVPSSQVCEVVRAKMTYVDTQGEIRQVSYLQQAEACSIQ
- a CDS encoding oxidoreductase → MWNTTISAIGLLNTINPLMRLGRALVAGVALLSAVSIEASARVAPKPDWSTNDIPSQKGRIVLITGGTSGMGYEDALALARAGAQVIIAARNPERGAQAIARIQQSVPDAKVQFEAVDLADLSSVRDLAQRLNRRLPRLDVLINNAAIMAPSERGTSADGFELQLATNYLGHYALTGLLVPLLRQSQDARVVSLSSIAATRGAMNFDDLQAEQKYAPYQAYAQSKLAILHWAFALQRRSDAENWGIRSIAAHPGVAVTELVERGPGLNSEFGQRWAKDRDAYHSAAQGALPTLYAATAAQAVGGAYYGPTGDQEKRGPLGFAKTPAAATREADSDRLWTVSERLTGVTYP
- a CDS encoding MFS transporter gives rise to the protein MSTPSYLHRLSLALNARDDELRPALYGFLLFLCLFTGYFMLRPIRESMGIAAGVENLQWLFTATFLVMLAAVPLFAWLGSRVPRLRLIDWVYGFFGINLLMFVEFFQFQPDSVWLARVFYVWISVYNLFVVSVAWSLMADVFDSEQAKRLFAFIAAGASIGGLLGPALSALLIDTLGASGLMLLAALLLGATLVLKRALMRWREEGGAGRPGAAPTQSTRQPLRGNPFSGLTTVLRSPYLLGIAGFVVLLATVSTFLYFEQARLVAEHYPDRESQVRIFGTIDIIVQAGALLSQLFITGRIAPKLGVRALLAIVPLLMSIGFLGLALAPGFALLTMLMIVRRIGEYAFVRPGREMLFAPLDAESKYKAKNFIDTVVYRAGDAMSGWAKSLLDMLGQGAGLAAMIGACCALLWGYLGWQLGRQADDAASRELRLAIISARA
- a CDS encoding lipocalin-like domain-containing protein, giving the protein MTLKSRVLAVGAVIAFSVFSTAFAGKENSLVGTWRMISATVERQGSSSDAYGPNPHGWLVFTPELTFIEVLTDPRVPAFRSNVRGEGTDEENRAAMRGSIGFFGRYTVNPNGEFTGNTVEGATFPNWVGAVRTQDDLQLKVDGDRMVEDFRRPDGAKIHIVWERVR